One candidate division WOR-3 bacterium genomic region harbors:
- a CDS encoding Hsp20/alpha crystallin family protein: MNEKQMKPWEPFRELVSMRDDMDRLFDTFFGSGQGDLDNYWKPAIDIEESNGNLMVRAEIPGMTKEDIKVSVQDDMLTISGERTRENEKKDKTVHRIERCYGQFRRMIRLPATVDADKVKATYKDGVLHVTLPKPESLKPKHIEIDIN; the protein is encoded by the coding sequence GGAACCCTTCAGAGAGTTAGTTAGCATGAGAGACGATATGGACCGCCTCTTCGATACATTTTTTGGAAGTGGCCAAGGTGATCTTGACAATTACTGGAAACCCGCAATCGATATAGAGGAAAGCAATGGCAATCTGATGGTCAGGGCAGAGATACCGGGCATGACAAAAGAGGATATAAAGGTATCGGTACAGGATGATATGCTTACGATTTCCGGTGAAAGAACACGCGAAAACGAGAAGAAAGACAAAACAGTTCATCGTATCGAACGCTGCTACGGACAATTCCGCAGAATGATAAGATTACCCGCGACCGTTGATGCCGACAAAGTGAAAGCCACTTACAAGGACGGCGTGCTCCATGTTACTCTTCCGAAGCCAGAATCACTGAAACCCAAGCATATCGAAATCGATATCAACTAA